Proteins from a single region of Streptomyces spinoverrucosus:
- a CDS encoding complex I subunit 4 family protein — protein MIDINESVMQFLLAFVVVGPLLGAAAALLPAPPGLKGKSPEQAVLRHGVTVTGAVLIAAIVLALGFDHDQPSKMQASTDISWIPALDVRIHLGVDGISLPLVVLTALLTFLCALYSYFKMPAGPTPKAFVALLLVLESGTLATFAVLDLLLFFLAFEMVLIPMYFLIARWGGEGRTQAAWKFILFTLLGSVVMLLGLLLIGITAGTFDMVALATDNGRSLTTSVQVIAVLAVGIGLAVKTPMWPLHSWLPDAHTAAPTVGSVLLAGVLLKMGTYGFVRILLPITPDGFRTFAPYLAAFAVVGIIYGSLACLALAKQGAKGDLKRLIAYSSVGHMGFVLLGIATMTPTGVNGALFANIAHGLITGLLFFLVGALKDRTGTTDLDALADKTGAALYGKAPRFGGLLAFGAVASLGLPGLAGFWGEMLALFGAFQPAAGLSRPAFLTFMSIGAFGTLLTAAYLLVVVRRVCMGVVPQEAPKLADVHTYEYAAWAPLVALTVVAGLWPKALLGLTDPAVQQLLAGGTR, from the coding sequence GTGATCGATATCAACGAGTCCGTGATGCAGTTCCTTCTCGCGTTCGTAGTCGTCGGCCCGCTTCTCGGCGCCGCCGCCGCTCTCCTGCCCGCCCCACCCGGACTGAAGGGGAAGTCGCCCGAGCAGGCCGTGCTGCGGCACGGTGTGACCGTGACCGGCGCGGTTCTCATCGCCGCGATCGTCCTGGCGCTCGGCTTCGACCACGACCAGCCGTCGAAGATGCAGGCCAGCACGGACATCAGCTGGATCCCCGCACTCGACGTGCGGATCCACCTCGGCGTCGACGGCATTTCCCTCCCCCTTGTCGTCCTGACCGCGCTGCTGACCTTCCTCTGCGCGCTCTACTCCTACTTCAAGATGCCCGCGGGCCCGACCCCGAAGGCCTTCGTCGCACTGCTGCTCGTCCTGGAGTCCGGCACCCTCGCCACCTTCGCCGTCCTCGACCTGCTGCTGTTCTTCCTCGCCTTCGAGATGGTCCTGATTCCGATGTACTTCCTCATCGCCCGCTGGGGCGGCGAGGGGCGGACGCAGGCCGCCTGGAAGTTCATCCTCTTCACGCTGCTCGGTTCCGTGGTCATGCTGCTCGGCCTGCTCCTGATCGGAATCACGGCGGGCACATTCGACATGGTGGCACTCGCCACTGACAACGGCCGGTCGCTGACCACATCCGTGCAGGTCATCGCCGTTTTGGCGGTCGGGATCGGACTCGCGGTCAAGACGCCGATGTGGCCGCTGCACAGCTGGCTGCCGGACGCCCACACCGCCGCGCCGACCGTCGGCTCGGTCCTGCTGGCCGGCGTACTGCTGAAGATGGGTACGTACGGATTCGTCCGCATTCTGCTGCCGATTACGCCGGACGGATTCCGCACCTTCGCCCCGTATCTCGCCGCCTTCGCCGTCGTCGGGATCATCTACGGATCGCTGGCCTGCCTCGCCCTCGCCAAGCAGGGCGCGAAGGGCGACCTGAAGCGCCTCATCGCCTACTCCTCCGTCGGCCACATGGGCTTCGTCCTGCTCGGCATCGCCACCATGACCCCGACCGGCGTGAACGGCGCCCTGTTCGCCAACATCGCCCACGGCCTCATCACCGGCCTGCTGTTCTTCCTGGTCGGCGCGTTGAAGGACCGTACCGGCACCACCGACCTCGACGCCCTGGCGGACAAGACCGGCGCCGCGCTGTACGGCAAGGCCCCGCGCTTCGGCGGGCTGCTCGCCTTCGGCGCCGTCGCCTCCCTCGGCCTGCCGGGCCTCGCCGGTTTCTGGGGCGAGATGCTGGCGCTGTTCGGCGCCTTCCAGCCCGCCGCCGGCCTCAGCCGCCCGGCTTTCCTCACCTTCATGTCGATCGGCGCGTTCGGCACCCTGCTCACCGCCGCCTACCTGCTCGTCGTGGTCCGCCGGGTCTGCATGGGTGTCGTGCCGCAGGAGGCACCCAAGCTCGCCGACGTACACACGTACGAGTACGCGGCGTGGGCCCCGCTGGTCGCCCTCACCGTCGTCGCCGGACTCTGGCCGAAGGCCCTCCTCGGCCTGACCGACCCGGCCGTGCAGCAGCTCCTCGCAGGAGGCACCCGATGA
- a CDS encoding NADH-quinone oxidoreductase subunit J family protein, with translation MTVAASQHGFLSPTGVEIAFLLVGVVTFGAAIVTVTTRQLVHAALWLVVTLGGLAVEYLLLTAEFIAWVQVLIYVGSVVVLLLFGLMLTKAPIGRSPDADSGNRWAALTVAVATAAALVWVVVDAFRTTWIDLDGAPAGSTEVTGKALFQNWVLPFEALSVLLLAALVGAIVLSRKAKADAATTTTPGAPTVPGTRTDKGGAR, from the coding sequence GTGACCGTCGCCGCGAGCCAGCACGGATTCCTCTCCCCGACCGGCGTCGAAATCGCCTTCCTCCTCGTCGGCGTGGTCACGTTCGGCGCCGCCATCGTCACTGTCACCACCCGGCAGCTCGTGCACGCCGCCCTGTGGCTGGTGGTGACCCTCGGCGGTCTCGCCGTCGAGTACCTCCTGCTGACCGCCGAGTTCATCGCCTGGGTGCAGGTGCTGATCTACGTCGGTTCCGTCGTCGTCCTCCTCCTGTTCGGTCTGATGCTCACCAAGGCCCCCATCGGCCGTTCCCCGGACGCCGACTCCGGCAACCGCTGGGCCGCCCTCACCGTGGCCGTCGCCACGGCCGCCGCCCTGGTCTGGGTGGTCGTCGACGCCTTCCGCACGACCTGGATCGACCTGGACGGTGCCCCCGCCGGCTCCACCGAGGTCACCGGCAAGGCCCTCTTCCAGAACTGGGTCCTCCCCTTCGAGGCACTCTCCGTCCTCCTCCTCGCAGCCCTGGTCGGCGCGATCGTCCTGTCCCGCAAGGCGAAGGCCGACGCGGCGACGACCACCACTCCGGGCGCCCCGACGGTCCCCGGCACCCGAACCGACAAGGGCGGTGCCCGCTGA
- a CDS encoding NADH-quinone oxidoreductase subunit 5 family protein has product MTTTTLAYLVPLLPFLGAAAGLLLGRSAPGFVRPIAVLPTLASLVLAVLVAVRQGGDAAIDAATELTPTGSIPIELALHIDGFAALVAVLVAFVALCVQIYSTGYLQDDPRYPSYAALVSLFTSAMLLVVYSGDLMVLLVGWEVMGICSYFLVGHYWETPEARAASLKAFLVTKLGDVPFLIGLFALAVDAGSFRITRVLGAVASGGLDHPTLIALLLLAGVAGKSAQFPLHSWLPDAMAGPTPVSALIHAATMVAAGVYFIARLLPVFQASSAAMVVLAVMAAVTMAGSGLAALAQDDIKRVLAYSTIGQLGYMTGALAVGDRGAAVFHLLSHGAFKALLFLAAGVIIHAAGTNSLAAMSRMGGLRDRVPDAYWTMTVALLALAAIPPFSGFFSKESVLGAAEHVTTGHTEHVPGAAGWIVLVSGLLTALLTAAYAMRLWLLAFRGHGTEAPDHGRQPLTMTVVLWVLAAPSLALGGLAYQSLPGWFDGGSLTPTLTTSVLGTGLALVGGLVTYAAWRHTSALAARVPLGAVAAHPEGDAAQVEAEAIATHEPAYGDVAHAPDPADPGRLLLGPLHRHAAVGFHLDAVYSALFVRPVQGGASLVRFLDREVVDTYVRGAGALPRWLGAAVRRAQTGNVQTYVSALLAGTVVLVVAAVLVATGA; this is encoded by the coding sequence GTGACCACGACCACCCTCGCTTACCTCGTTCCTCTCCTTCCGTTCCTGGGCGCGGCCGCCGGGCTGCTCCTGGGCCGCTCGGCCCCCGGCTTCGTCCGCCCGATCGCCGTCCTGCCGACGCTCGCCTCGCTCGTCCTCGCCGTACTGGTCGCCGTCCGCCAGGGCGGCGACGCGGCCATCGACGCCGCCACCGAACTCACGCCCACCGGCTCGATCCCGATCGAGCTCGCCCTGCACATCGACGGCTTCGCCGCCCTCGTCGCCGTCCTCGTGGCGTTCGTCGCGCTCTGCGTGCAGATCTACTCGACCGGCTATCTCCAGGACGACCCGCGCTACCCCTCGTACGCGGCGCTCGTCTCCTTGTTCACCTCCGCGATGCTCCTCGTCGTCTACTCGGGCGACCTGATGGTGCTGCTGGTCGGCTGGGAAGTCATGGGCATCTGCTCCTACTTCCTGGTCGGCCACTACTGGGAGACCCCGGAGGCCCGCGCAGCCTCCCTGAAGGCCTTCCTGGTCACCAAGCTCGGTGACGTCCCCTTCCTGATCGGCCTGTTCGCGCTCGCCGTCGACGCCGGGTCGTTCCGCATCACGCGGGTGCTCGGCGCGGTCGCGAGCGGCGGACTGGACCACCCCACGCTGATCGCCCTGCTGCTTCTGGCCGGTGTGGCGGGCAAGTCGGCGCAGTTCCCGCTGCACTCCTGGCTGCCCGACGCGATGGCGGGCCCCACGCCCGTCTCCGCGCTGATCCACGCCGCGACGATGGTTGCCGCCGGTGTCTACTTCATCGCCCGTCTCCTCCCCGTCTTCCAGGCGTCCTCGGCCGCGATGGTGGTCCTCGCCGTCATGGCCGCCGTCACCATGGCCGGCTCGGGCCTCGCAGCCCTCGCCCAGGACGACATCAAGCGCGTCCTCGCCTACTCGACGATCGGCCAGCTCGGCTACATGACCGGCGCCCTGGCCGTCGGTGACCGTGGCGCCGCCGTCTTCCACCTCCTGTCCCACGGCGCCTTCAAGGCGCTGCTGTTCCTCGCGGCGGGCGTGATCATCCACGCCGCCGGTACCAACTCGCTGGCCGCCATGTCCCGCATGGGCGGCCTGCGCGACCGCGTCCCCGACGCCTACTGGACGATGACCGTGGCGCTCCTCGCGCTCGCCGCGATCCCGCCCTTCAGCGGCTTCTTCTCCAAGGAGTCCGTCCTCGGCGCCGCCGAACACGTCACCACCGGCCACACCGAGCACGTCCCCGGTGCCGCGGGCTGGATCGTGCTGGTCTCCGGCTTGCTCACGGCCCTGCTCACCGCCGCGTACGCGATGCGCCTGTGGCTGCTCGCCTTCCGGGGCCACGGCACCGAGGCCCCGGACCACGGCAGGCAGCCGCTGACGATGACCGTGGTGCTATGGGTGCTCGCCGCCCCGTCCCTCGCCCTGGGGGGACTGGCCTACCAGTCGTTGCCCGGCTGGTTCGACGGCGGTTCGCTGACCCCGACCCTCACCACGTCCGTGCTGGGCACGGGCCTGGCCCTGGTCGGCGGCCTCGTCACCTACGCCGCCTGGCGACACACCAGCGCGCTCGCGGCCCGCGTCCCGCTGGGTGCGGTCGCGGCCCACCCGGAGGGCGACGCCGCGCAGGTCGAGGCCGAGGCCATCGCCACCCACGAACCCGCCTACGGCGACGTGGCCCACGCGCCCGACCCGGCGGATCCCGGACGGCTGCTGCTCGGCCCGCTGCACCGGCACGCGGCCGTCGGCTTCCACCTGGACGCCGTGTACTCGGCCCTGTTCGTCCGCCCGGTCCAGGGCGGAGCCAGTCTGGTGCGGTTCCTCGACCGCGAGGTCGTCGACACCTACGTACGCGGGGCGGGCGCCCTGCCCCGCTGGCTGGGAGCCGCCGTCCGGCGTGCCCAGACCGGCAATGTGCAGACCTATGTGAGCGCGCTGCTCGCCGGCACCGTCGTCCTGGTGGTCGCCGCCGTCCTCGTCGCCACGGGAGCGTGA
- the nuoK gene encoding NADH-quinone oxidoreductase subunit NuoK, with translation MHLAYPAVLSALLFCTGLYGVLARRNAILVLMSVELMLNAVNLNLVAFDVWLSRAAEETLHSGQALTLFTIAIAAAEIGIGLAIVLAVHRNRGTSDIDKLRDTAEGHETDGRDGEASAAEPAAEKAEATA, from the coding sequence ATGCACCTCGCCTATCCCGCCGTCCTCTCCGCCCTCCTGTTCTGCACCGGCCTGTACGGCGTCCTCGCCCGCCGCAACGCGATCCTGGTCCTGATGTCGGTCGAGCTGATGCTCAACGCCGTCAACCTCAACCTGGTCGCCTTCGACGTCTGGCTCAGCCGGGCCGCCGAGGAGACCCTGCACTCCGGCCAGGCCCTGACCCTGTTCACCATCGCCATCGCGGCCGCCGAGATCGGCATCGGCCTCGCGATCGTCCTCGCCGTCCACCGCAACCGCGGCACCTCGGACATCGACAAACTCCGCGACACCGCCGAGGGCCACGAGACCGACGGACGCGACGGCGAGGCCTCCGCGGCCGAGCCGGCCGCCGAGAAGGCTGAGGCCACCGCGTGA
- a CDS encoding NuoI/complex I 23 kDa subunit family protein: protein MAESVPPTRPRIPGSGLAKGLAVTLRTMTKKTVTEQYPDVQPDLPPRTRGVIGLFEENCTVCMLCARECPDWCIYIDSHKETVPAAAPGGRERSRNVLDRFAIDFSLCMYCGICIEVCPFDALFWSPEFEYAETDIRDLTHERDKLREWMWTVPAPPALDPGAEEPKEIAAARKTAEKLAAAQAEPSEPTRPQSAEPSNPPGSEPAGPQGTKPSDPPGSEPAGPQGTKPSAPPGSEPAGPQDAEPTDPQGGAS, encoded by the coding sequence ATGGCCGAGTCTGTTCCGCCCACCCGGCCCCGCATTCCCGGCAGCGGTCTCGCCAAGGGCTTGGCCGTCACCCTCCGCACGATGACGAAGAAGACCGTCACCGAGCAGTACCCGGACGTCCAGCCCGACCTCCCGCCCCGTACCCGTGGCGTGATCGGCCTGTTCGAGGAGAACTGCACGGTCTGCATGCTGTGCGCCCGGGAGTGCCCGGACTGGTGCATCTACATCGACTCCCACAAGGAGACGGTCCCGGCCGCCGCGCCCGGCGGTCGCGAGCGCAGCCGCAACGTGCTCGACCGGTTCGCGATCGACTTCTCCCTGTGCATGTACTGCGGTATCTGCATCGAGGTCTGTCCTTTCGACGCCCTGTTCTGGTCCCCGGAGTTCGAGTACGCCGAGACCGACATCCGCGACCTCACCCACGAGCGCGACAAGCTCCGCGAGTGGATGTGGACGGTGCCCGCCCCGCCGGCCCTCGACCCCGGCGCGGAGGAACCGAAGGAGATCGCCGCCGCCCGCAAGACTGCCGAGAAGCTGGCCGCAGCCCAGGCCGAGCCCAGCGAACCGACCCGCCCGCAGAGCGCCGAGCCGAGCAACCCTCCGGGCTCCGAGCCGGCCGGTCCGCAAGGCACCAAGCCGAGCGACCCCCCGGGCTCCGAGCCCGCCGGTCCGCAAGGCACCAAGCCGAGCGCCCCCCCGGGCTCCGAGCCCGCCGGTCCGCAGGACGCCGAGCCGACCGATCCCCAGGGAGGAGCCTCGTGA